One segment of Methylocella silvestris BL2 DNA contains the following:
- the leuB gene encoding 3-isopropylmalate dehydrogenase has translation MTTYKLLVLPGDGIGPEVMAEVEKIAAFLTYEGLVKFEIEKGLVGGSAYDVYGAAISEDDMARAQEADAVLLAAVGGPKWDQVPYENRPEAGLLRLRKDMQLFANLRPAICYPALADASSLKREVVDGLDILIVRELTGGVYFGEPKQIIDLGNGQKRAIDTQVYDTYEIERIGRIAFELARKRRNKVTSSEKRNVMKSGVLWHEVISALHTREFPDVELEHQLADALGMQLVRRPKQFDVIVTDNLFGDMLSDVAAMLTGSLGMLPSASLGERNATTGARKALYEPVHGSAPDIAGKGIANPIAMISSLVMALRYSFNLEDLADRIDRSIAAVLEKGLRTGDIAGGAQNTISTAQMGDAILEELKIAVH, from the coding sequence ATGACCACATATAAGCTCCTCGTCCTTCCCGGAGACGGCATCGGCCCCGAGGTGATGGCGGAGGTCGAGAAGATCGCCGCCTTTTTAACCTATGAGGGTCTCGTCAAATTTGAGATCGAGAAAGGTCTGGTCGGCGGCAGCGCCTATGACGTCTATGGCGCGGCGATCAGCGAAGACGATATGGCGCGGGCGCAGGAAGCCGACGCCGTCTTGCTGGCGGCGGTCGGCGGCCCGAAATGGGATCAGGTTCCTTACGAAAATCGGCCGGAGGCGGGGCTCCTGCGCCTGCGCAAGGATATGCAGCTCTTCGCCAATCTTCGCCCCGCGATCTGCTATCCCGCCCTCGCCGACGCCTCCTCGTTGAAGCGGGAAGTGGTCGACGGCCTCGACATTCTGATCGTTCGCGAACTCACCGGCGGCGTCTATTTCGGCGAGCCGAAGCAGATCATCGATCTCGGCAACGGGCAGAAGCGCGCAATCGACACGCAGGTTTACGACACCTACGAGATCGAGCGCATCGGCCGCATCGCCTTCGAGCTTGCGCGCAAGCGGCGCAACAAGGTGACCTCGTCGGAAAAGCGCAATGTCATGAAGTCGGGCGTGCTTTGGCATGAGGTCATCTCGGCGCTGCACACACGCGAATTCCCCGACGTGGAGCTTGAGCATCAGCTCGCGGACGCCCTCGGCATGCAGCTCGTCCGCCGGCCGAAGCAGTTCGACGTCATCGTCACCGACAATCTGTTCGGCGACATGCTGTCGGACGTCGCCGCGATGCTGACGGGCTCGCTCGGCATGCTGCCGTCGGCCTCGCTTGGCGAACGCAACGCGACGACCGGCGCGCGCAAGGCGCTCTATGAGCCGGTGCATGGCTCAGCGCCGGATATTGCGGGGAAGGGAATCGCCAATCCGATCGCGATGATCTCGTCGCTGGTGATGGCGCTGCGCTATTCCTTCAATTTGGAGGATCTTGCCGACCGCATCGACCGCTCGATCGCGGCCGTGCTGGAAAAAGGCTTGCGGACCGGGGACATCGCCGGAGGCGCGCAAAATACGATCTCGACGGCGCAAATGGGCGACGCCATTTTGGAAGAATTGAAGATCGCCGTGCATTAG
- a CDS encoding cytochrome P460 family protein has product MRQKSSFRAQRSVLTASAAICAAIAALVANLGGGAVAAQDKYSLAVPDGLAFSEFRGFEDWATVAVSQSGDLIEAILANPVMIEAYRAGAPENGQPFPDGSKLAKIHWNAKKSEEAPSPTIVPGALHDVDFMVRDSKRFPDIGGWGYAQFDSDPASGSFTPVGSGADCGFACHTIVKAKDYVFTAYGKR; this is encoded by the coding sequence ATGCGCCAAAAATCGTCGTTCCGGGCCCAGCGCAGCGTTCTGACTGCGTCCGCGGCAATTTGCGCGGCCATCGCAGCATTGGTCGCCAACCTCGGCGGCGGCGCCGTCGCCGCGCAGGACAAGTACAGCCTGGCAGTCCCGGACGGGCTCGCATTCTCTGAATTCAGGGGATTCGAAGACTGGGCGACTGTCGCCGTGAGTCAGAGCGGCGATCTGATCGAGGCGATCCTCGCCAACCCCGTGATGATTGAGGCCTATCGGGCCGGCGCGCCCGAAAATGGCCAGCCTTTTCCCGACGGCTCCAAACTGGCCAAGATCCATTGGAACGCGAAAAAGAGCGAGGAGGCCCCCTCTCCGACGATTGTGCCGGGCGCGCTGCATGACGTCGATTTCATGGTGCGGGACAGCAAGAGATTTCCGGACATCGGCGGATGGGGATACGCCCAGTTCGACTCTGACCCCGCCTCCGGTTCGTTCACGCCCGTTGGAAGCGGCGCTGATTGCGGCTTCGCGTGCCATACGATCGTGAAGGCGAAGGATTACGTCTTCACGGCCTATGGGAAGCGGTAA
- a CDS encoding aspartate-semialdehyde dehydrogenase: MGFRVAVVGATGNVGREMLDILAERRFPVDEVIAVASSRSIGTEVSFGDKTLKCKSLENYDFSGVDICLMSAGGAISKEYSPRIAAQHCVVIDNSSAWRYESDVPLIVPEVNADAIIGFSKRNIIANPNCSTAQLVVALKPLHDKAKILRVVVSTYQSVSGAGKEAMDELFAQTRAIFVSDPVQSNKFPKRMAFNVIPQIDVFMEDGSTKEEWKMMVEVKKILDPKIKLSATCVRVPVFIGHSEAVNIEFENPISADEARDILREAPGCLVIDKREPGGYITPHEAAGEDATYISRIREDPTVENGLILWCVADNLRKGAALNAVQIAETLINRKLIVPKQKAA; the protein is encoded by the coding sequence ATGGGTTTCAGGGTTGCAGTCGTCGGCGCGACAGGAAATGTCGGCCGCGAGATGCTCGATATTCTGGCTGAGCGGCGGTTCCCGGTCGATGAGGTGATCGCGGTCGCCTCCTCTCGCTCGATCGGCACGGAAGTCTCGTTTGGAGACAAGACCCTGAAATGCAAGTCGCTCGAAAATTACGATTTCAGCGGCGTCGACATTTGCCTGATGTCGGCGGGCGGCGCGATTTCCAAGGAGTACTCCCCGCGGATTGCCGCGCAACATTGCGTCGTCATAGATAATTCCTCGGCGTGGCGCTATGAGTCCGATGTGCCGCTGATCGTGCCCGAGGTTAATGCCGACGCGATCATCGGATTTTCGAAGCGGAACATCATCGCCAATCCGAATTGTTCGACGGCCCAGCTCGTCGTGGCGCTGAAGCCGTTGCACGACAAGGCGAAGATCCTGCGCGTCGTGGTGTCGACCTATCAGTCGGTTTCGGGCGCGGGCAAGGAGGCGATGGACGAATTATTCGCCCAGACCCGCGCGATCTTCGTATCCGACCCGGTGCAGTCGAACAAATTCCCAAAGCGCATGGCCTTCAACGTCATTCCGCAGATCGATGTCTTCATGGAAGACGGCTCGACCAAGGAGGAATGGAAGATGATGGTCGAGGTGAAAAAAATCCTCGATCCCAAGATCAAACTCTCGGCCACCTGCGTCCGGGTGCCGGTGTTCATCGGCCATTCCGAAGCGGTCAATATCGAGTTCGAGAACCCGATCAGCGCGGATGAGGCGCGCGATATTCTACGCGAGGCGCCCGGTTGCCTTGTCATCGACAAGCGCGAGCCCGGCGGCTACATCACGCCGCATGAAGCTGCGGGCGAGGACGCGACCTATATCTCGCGCATCCGCGAGGATCCGACGGTCGAAAACGGCCTGATCCTCTGGTGCGTCGCCGACAATCTGCGCAAGGGCGCGGCGCTCAACGCCGTGCAGATCGCCGAAACGCTAATCAACCGCAAGCTGATCGTTCCGAAGCAAAAGGCGGCGTGA
- a CDS encoding helix-turn-helix domain-containing protein, producing MDALQTSNPAASRDQRRPLRLSTNDIAPAERSGWLRDVICREYANVEVTSPTCQILSQDLTIYPWDRSRLSVIRSSAVGLRRLPREPLLAGQDAYFVVVLLSGDYVLEQEGKEVVLQPGDMTIYDATRPHKIHCPRDFSKLILAIPRLLLRERMAGVEHCAALRIPGSGGIGSVASRFLQSCGKNADEFAPNEILALADQAVDLVTLAAASVRPGGFSLSRSRALSMRRVKALVEERLADLELDTAKIARLAGLSARYLNGLFGDEGTSIMRYVWSRRLENCAKDFSDPRRAGDPLSEIAFRWGFSDASHFSRAFKQRFGCAPREFRRRR from the coding sequence ATGGATGCTCTCCAAACGTCGAACCCGGCGGCGAGCCGGGACCAGCGGCGCCCGCTGCGGCTGTCCACGAATGACATCGCGCCCGCTGAGCGATCTGGCTGGCTGCGCGATGTGATTTGCCGCGAATACGCGAATGTCGAAGTGACGTCGCCGACCTGCCAGATTCTGTCACAGGATCTGACAATCTACCCTTGGGACCGTTCTCGACTGTCCGTTATCCGGTCATCCGCCGTCGGCCTGAGGCGCCTGCCGCGCGAGCCGCTGCTCGCCGGTCAGGACGCCTATTTCGTGGTCGTGCTGCTTTCAGGTGATTACGTGCTTGAGCAAGAGGGCAAGGAGGTTGTCCTGCAGCCCGGCGATATGACGATCTATGACGCGACTCGGCCGCACAAAATCCATTGCCCACGGGACTTTTCGAAGCTCATTCTAGCGATCCCCCGTTTGCTGCTGCGAGAGCGGATGGCGGGCGTCGAACATTGCGCCGCTCTGCGAATTCCGGGCTCCGGCGGGATCGGTTCGGTCGCCTCGCGTTTTTTGCAGTCCTGCGGCAAGAACGCCGACGAATTTGCGCCAAACGAAATTTTGGCGCTCGCCGACCAGGCCGTCGATCTTGTCACCCTGGCGGCGGCGTCGGTCCGGCCCGGAGGCTTTTCGCTGTCGAGAAGCCGCGCGCTTTCGATGCGTCGCGTCAAGGCTTTGGTTGAAGAGCGCCTGGCCGATCTCGAACTCGACACGGCCAAAATCGCCCGTCTCGCCGGGCTCTCGGCGCGCTATCTCAACGGCCTTTTCGGCGATGAAGGGACTTCGATCATGCGCTATGTCTGGTCCCGCAGGCTGGAGAATTGCGCGAAGGATTTTTCGGATCCCCGTCGGGCGGGCGATCCCCTGTCCGAAATCGCCTTTCGCTGGGGGTTTAGCGACGCGTCCCACTTCAGCCGCGCATTCAAGCAGCGCTTCGGTTGCGCGCCAAGGGAGTTCAGGCGACGCCGCTAG
- a CDS encoding YcjF family protein, with protein sequence MSEDQKRPRAFRLQDLNLEETEARENPRGPILIEPTRDPFEAEAEALTGAAPADAEEAAIEIAQQQGLRRHWLMSWAGVFWSAASGLIALSFGVWINNLIDDLFSRAPALGVVGLVLAGLAGLALLVLGAREAAGVLRQRRIAELHAGLAAAREADDFKEGRRLVQELSALYAARAETALARDQLRDLAQDIVDGRDLIDIAERTLIHPLDLKVRQEIADAAKRVSMVTAIAPRAIIDVVFVIAQAIRLIRRISTIYGGRPGLLGFLKVLRSIGAHIAITGGMAAGDSIVQQVLGHGIAAKLSARLGEGVLNGLLTARVGLSAMAVCRPMPYAVSRAPGIRDVAPFLFSKNETKA encoded by the coding sequence ATGTCCGAAGACCAGAAGCGACCGCGCGCGTTTCGCCTGCAAGACCTCAACCTCGAGGAAACCGAGGCGCGGGAAAATCCGCGCGGGCCGATCCTGATCGAGCCCACGCGCGATCCATTCGAGGCCGAGGCCGAAGCGCTGACGGGCGCGGCGCCCGCCGACGCTGAAGAAGCCGCGATCGAAATCGCCCAGCAACAGGGCCTGCGCCGGCACTGGCTGATGTCCTGGGCGGGCGTCTTCTGGTCCGCCGCGAGCGGCCTGATCGCGCTCAGCTTCGGCGTCTGGATCAACAACCTCATCGACGATCTGTTTTCGCGCGCCCCCGCCCTTGGCGTCGTCGGGCTCGTTCTCGCTGGGCTCGCCGGGCTGGCGCTGCTCGTTCTTGGCGCGCGCGAGGCGGCCGGCGTGTTACGCCAGCGCCGCATCGCCGAGCTCCACGCCGGCCTCGCCGCGGCGCGCGAAGCGGACGATTTCAAGGAGGGGCGTCGGCTGGTGCAGGAACTCAGCGCGCTTTATGCGGCGCGCGCCGAAACCGCGCTCGCGCGCGACCAGTTGCGCGACCTCGCGCAGGACATCGTTGACGGACGCGACCTCATCGATATCGCCGAGCGCACGCTGATCCATCCGCTCGACCTCAAGGTGAGGCAGGAGATCGCCGACGCGGCAAAGCGCGTCTCGATGGTGACGGCGATCGCGCCGCGCGCCATCATCGACGTGGTCTTCGTCATCGCCCAGGCGATCCGGCTGATCCGGCGCATCTCGACGATTTATGGCGGCCGGCCCGGTTTGCTTGGATTCTTGAAGGTGTTGCGCTCAATCGGCGCCCATATCGCGATCACCGGCGGCATGGCGGCCGGCGACAGCATCGTGCAGCAGGTGCTCGGCCATGGCATCGCCGCCAAATTGTCGGCGCGGCTCGGCGAGGGCGTGCTGAACGGATTGCTCACAGCACGAGTCGGCCTCTCGGCGATGGCCGTCTGCCGCCCGATGCCCTATGCGGTCTCGCGCGCGCCGGGCATACGCGACGTCGCGCCATTTTTGTTCAGCAAGAACGAGACGAAGGCGTAA
- a CDS encoding YcjX family protein, with amino-acid sequence MALFSDLLFEARAVAQSLVNLSAGTHIRLGVTGLSRAGKTVFITALIEHLTKATSPSLRGRKNTLPVFRVHAEGRLISGALEPQPDDNVPRFAYEEHEEALNGEGGKAERRIWPQSTRRISEVRLRLQYQQKGGMNPGRRALTLDIVDYPGEWLLDLPLLEKSFAQWSQDSLAAASGAARAPLAAQWRGFCAQRDPSAKFSEDDARRAAELFTAYLRACRGEEFSFSSLPPGRFLMPGDLAGSPALTFSPLAIDPNRAYPPDSLAAMMERRYEAYKSHVVKPFFRDHFSRLDRQIVLVDALAALNAGPAAMRDLETALGDVLTAFRAGRSNIISTVFRPKIDRILFAATKADHLHHTSHDRLEAILRHLTAKAIERVKGVGAEVDVIALAAVRATREAKVNGHGGPALEAVIGTPLDGERIGDEVFDGKTEAAIFPGELPQDPKAVFRDAGRNAAPGEVDYRFVRFRPPMPIRAADGSALPPPHIRLDRAFQFLFGDKMT; translated from the coding sequence TTGGCTCTCTTTTCCGATCTCCTTTTCGAAGCGCGCGCCGTCGCCCAAAGCCTCGTCAATCTGTCTGCGGGAACGCATATCAGGCTGGGGGTCACCGGGCTTTCGCGCGCGGGCAAGACCGTTTTCATCACCGCGCTGATCGAGCATCTGACCAAGGCGACAAGCCCCAGCCTGCGCGGCCGGAAGAATACGCTGCCTGTTTTTCGCGTTCACGCCGAAGGCCGCCTGATCAGCGGCGCGCTGGAGCCGCAGCCGGACGATAATGTGCCGCGCTTTGCCTATGAGGAGCATGAAGAGGCGCTGAACGGCGAGGGCGGCAAGGCGGAGCGCCGCATCTGGCCGCAATCGACCCGCCGCATCTCCGAGGTGCGGCTGCGGCTGCAATATCAGCAGAAGGGCGGCATGAACCCAGGCCGGCGCGCGCTGACGCTCGACATCGTCGATTATCCCGGCGAATGGCTGCTCGATCTGCCGCTGCTTGAGAAATCCTTCGCGCAATGGTCGCAGGACTCGCTCGCCGCCGCCTCCGGCGCCGCGCGGGCGCCGCTCGCAGCGCAATGGCGCGGCTTTTGCGCGCAAAGAGACCCGAGCGCGAAATTTTCCGAGGACGACGCGCGCCGCGCGGCCGAGTTGTTCACGGCCTATCTGCGCGCCTGCCGCGGCGAGGAATTCAGCTTTTCAAGCCTGCCGCCCGGCCGCTTCCTGATGCCCGGCGATCTCGCCGGCTCGCCCGCGCTGACCTTTTCGCCGCTGGCCATCGATCCAAACCGCGCCTATCCGCCGGATTCGCTGGCCGCCATGATGGAGCGGCGCTATGAGGCCTATAAGTCGCATGTCGTAAAACCGTTCTTCCGCGATCATTTCTCACGGCTCGACCGGCAGATCGTTCTCGTCGACGCACTGGCTGCGCTGAACGCGGGCCCCGCGGCGATGCGCGATCTCGAAACCGCGCTCGGCGACGTGCTGACCGCCTTCCGCGCCGGCCGCAGCAATATTATCTCGACCGTGTTCCGGCCGAAGATCGACCGCATCCTGTTTGCGGCGACCAAGGCCGATCATCTGCATCACACCAGCCATGACCGGCTGGAGGCCATTTTGCGCCATCTGACCGCCAAGGCCATCGAGCGCGTGAAGGGCGTCGGCGCCGAGGTCGACGTCATCGCGCTCGCCGCCGTGCGCGCGACGCGGGAGGCCAAGGTCAACGGCCATGGCGGCCCGGCGCTAGAGGCCGTGATCGGCACGCCGCTCGACGGCGAGCGGATTGGCGACGAGGTCTTCGACGGCAAGACGGAGGCCGCGATTTTTCCCGGCGAACTGCCGCAGGACCCCAAAGCCGTGTTTCGCGACGCCGGCCGGAACGCGGCGCCGGGCGAGGTCGACTATCGCTTCGTGCGCTTCCGGCCGCCGATGCCGATCCGCGCCGCCGACGGCTCCGCTCTGCCGCCGCCGCATATCCGCCTCGACCGCGCCTTTCAATTCCTGTTCGGCGACAAGATGACGTGA
- a CDS encoding SixA phosphatase family protein: MLRLLLLRHAEAAPAAGGGDINRRLTAGGRAAASRIGAYLHKAQLVPELALVSPARRTLETFEELQFGAACEIPRIVAPSLYNASMGTVFALLQETPANIERLLLIGHNPGLAEAAVLLSREGERAVLARLRAQFPAPSLAIIDFDAVDWRQASQDAGRLDIFLTLTSNELQGGA; the protein is encoded by the coding sequence ATGCTTCGGCTTCTTCTTCTTCGCCACGCCGAAGCTGCGCCCGCCGCGGGAGGGGGCGATATCAACCGGCGCCTGACGGCGGGGGGTCGCGCCGCAGCCTCGCGCATCGGCGCCTATTTGCACAAAGCGCAACTTGTGCCCGAGCTTGCGCTGGTCTCTCCGGCCCGGCGCACGCTCGAAACATTCGAGGAGCTTCAGTTCGGCGCCGCATGCGAAATCCCCCGCATCGTCGCGCCCTCGCTTTACAACGCGAGCATGGGGACAGTGTTCGCGCTATTGCAGGAAACCCCCGCCAATATCGAGCGCCTTCTCTTGATTGGCCATAATCCAGGCTTGGCTGAGGCGGCGGTTTTGTTGTCGCGGGAGGGCGAGCGGGCGGTGCTTGCCCGGCTTCGCGCCCAGTTTCCGGCGCCGTCCCTGGCGATTATCGATTTCGACGCTGTCGACTGGAGGCAGGCCAGTCAGGACGCGGGCCGCCTCGATATCTTTCTCACTTTGACGTCGAACGAGTTGCAGGGCGGCGCATAA
- the phaP gene encoding phasin family protein (Members of this family are phasins (small proteins associated with inclusions such as PHA granules). Note that several different families of phasins have been named PhaP despite very little sequence similarity to each other.), which translates to MSDTNQKTTDQAAQVSNAAASIATKNLQAFAAECAEISRQSIEHTTETVEKLRHAKGPAEVLSIQSQFLREAFENFTQHSRRFIELVAAFPLEMTKTYTEAWTQSMNAAADKTREAGEKVASNVERLTKPS; encoded by the coding sequence ATGTCAGACACCAACCAGAAGACGACCGATCAAGCGGCGCAGGTCAGCAATGCGGCGGCATCTATCGCCACCAAGAATTTGCAGGCTTTCGCCGCCGAATGTGCGGAGATATCGCGTCAGTCGATCGAGCACACGACTGAGACGGTCGAAAAGCTGCGCCACGCCAAAGGCCCGGCCGAAGTTCTCTCGATCCAGTCCCAATTTCTGCGCGAGGCCTTTGAAAATTTTACGCAGCACTCGCGCCGGTTTATCGAACTCGTGGCCGCATTTCCGCTGGAAATGACCAAGACTTACACCGAAGCCTGGACCCAATCCATGAACGCCGCGGCGGACAAGACGCGCGAGGCCGGCGAAAAAGTCGCCTCCAACGTCGAGCGGCTGACGAAGCCATCCTGA
- the alaS gene encoding alanine--tRNA ligase has product MNGVNEIRAGFLDYFKKNGHEIVASSPLVPRNDPTLMFTNAGMVQFKNVFTGLEKRPYTRAASAQKCVRAGGKHNDLDNVGYTARHHTFFEMLGNFSFGDYFKPLAIELAWKLITQEFGLPKDRLLVTVYHTDDEAFDLWKKIAGFPDSKIIRIASSDNFWAMGDTGPCGPCSEIFYDQGERLKGGPPGSPDEDGDRFLEFWNLVFMQFEQLGPGERIDLPRPSIDTGMGLERIAALLQGVTSNYDIDLMRALIVAIAAATGVDPDGPQKASHRVIADHLRACAFLIADGVTPSNEGRGYVLRRIMRRAMRHAQLLSAREPLMWRLVPVLSREMGQAYPELIRAESLIVETLRLEEARFIDTLARGLSILDEAVRDLPEGAPLPGQVAFKLYDTYGFPLDLTQDALRARSLAVDVDGFNTAMERQRADARRAWAGSGEAATETLWFAIKDEAGATDFLGYEAEQAEGVVAALVKDGKPVERLNKGETGAIILNQTPFYAESGGQVGDTGVMSAAGVRFRVTDTKKKLGDLFVHEGIVEEGEITPGLALELSVDHARRSAIRANHSATHLLHESLRLVLGDHVAQKGSLVADDRLRFDFTHLKPISPEELTRVEDIANRAVTDNAPVVTRLMAVDEAIASGARALFGEKYGDEVRVVTMGYAQDREDSGDGGANRAFSVELCGGTHVARTGDIGLIAITSESAVAAGVRRIEAKTAAAARRHLNARSDKLEHIAVLLKSSEDDAEKRLAALLEERRKLDRELADARKKLAMGGGEKAAAEAQEIGGVKFFGRAVSGVDLKDLKSLADEAKQTVGSGVVAIAGVDSDGKAGVVVGVTADLVERFDSVALVRLAATELGGKGGGGRRDMAQAGGPNGAGVDAALAAIANGLRGAQNAA; this is encoded by the coding sequence ATGAACGGCGTTAACGAAATACGGGCGGGTTTCCTCGATTACTTCAAGAAGAACGGCCATGAGATCGTGGCGTCTTCGCCGCTCGTGCCGCGCAATGACCCCACCCTAATGTTCACCAACGCCGGGATGGTCCAGTTCAAGAATGTCTTCACCGGCCTCGAAAAGCGCCCCTATACGCGCGCCGCGAGCGCGCAGAAATGCGTCCGCGCCGGCGGCAAGCACAATGATCTCGACAATGTCGGCTATACTGCAAGGCACCACACCTTCTTCGAGATGCTCGGCAATTTCTCCTTCGGCGATTACTTCAAGCCGCTGGCGATCGAGCTGGCCTGGAAGCTGATCACGCAGGAATTCGGTCTGCCGAAAGATCGTCTCCTCGTCACCGTCTATCATACCGACGACGAAGCCTTTGATTTATGGAAGAAAATCGCCGGCTTTCCCGATTCGAAGATCATCCGCATCGCCTCTTCCGATAATTTCTGGGCGATGGGCGACACCGGCCCCTGCGGCCCCTGCTCCGAAATTTTTTATGACCAGGGCGAAAGGCTGAAGGGCGGCCCGCCCGGCAGCCCCGACGAGGATGGCGACCGGTTCCTCGAATTCTGGAACCTCGTCTTCATGCAGTTCGAACAGCTCGGGCCAGGCGAACGGATCGATCTGCCGCGCCCCTCGATCGATACCGGCATGGGGCTCGAGCGCATCGCCGCGCTGCTGCAGGGCGTCACGTCGAATTATGACATCGACCTCATGCGCGCGCTGATCGTGGCGATCGCCGCGGCGACCGGCGTCGATCCCGACGGGCCGCAGAAGGCCAGCCATCGCGTCATCGCCGACCATTTGCGCGCCTGCGCCTTCCTCATTGCCGATGGAGTGACCCCCTCCAACGAAGGCCGCGGTTATGTGCTGCGCCGCATCATGCGCCGCGCCATGCGCCACGCGCAGCTGCTTAGCGCGCGCGAGCCATTGATGTGGCGGCTCGTCCCCGTGCTCTCGCGCGAGATGGGGCAGGCCTATCCCGAGCTGATCCGCGCCGAGTCGCTGATCGTCGAGACCCTGCGGCTCGAAGAGGCCCGCTTCATCGACACGCTGGCGCGCGGCCTCTCGATCCTCGACGAAGCCGTGCGCGACTTACCCGAGGGCGCCCCCCTGCCGGGGCAGGTGGCGTTCAAGCTCTATGATACCTATGGTTTTCCGCTCGACCTGACGCAGGACGCGCTGCGGGCGCGTTCGCTCGCCGTAGACGTGGACGGCTTCAATACCGCGATGGAGCGTCAGCGCGCCGACGCGCGCAGGGCTTGGGCCGGCTCCGGCGAGGCTGCGACCGAAACCCTCTGGTTCGCGATCAAGGACGAGGCGGGCGCGACAGATTTCCTCGGCTATGAAGCCGAACAAGCGGAAGGCGTCGTCGCCGCGCTCGTCAAGGACGGCAAGCCGGTCGAACGCCTCAACAAGGGCGAGACCGGAGCCATTATCCTCAACCAAACGCCGTTCTATGCCGAATCAGGGGGACAGGTCGGCGACACGGGCGTGATGAGCGCCGCCGGGGTTCGCTTCCGCGTCACAGACACCAAGAAGAAGCTTGGCGATCTGTTCGTGCATGAGGGAATCGTCGAGGAAGGCGAGATCACGCCCGGCCTCGCGCTCGAACTGTCGGTCGATCACGCGCGCCGCTCGGCGATCCGGGCCAATCATTCGGCGACCCATCTCCTGCATGAATCGCTGCGGCTCGTGCTCGGAGATCACGTCGCGCAAAAAGGCTCGCTCGTCGCCGACGACCGTCTGCGGTTTGACTTCACCCATCTGAAGCCGATCTCGCCGGAAGAGCTCACGCGCGTCGAGGACATCGCCAATCGCGCGGTCACCGACAATGCGCCCGTCGTCACCCGGCTGATGGCGGTCGACGAGGCGATCGCCTCCGGCGCGCGCGCTTTGTTCGGCGAGAAATATGGCGACGAGGTCCGCGTCGTAACGATGGGCTATGCGCAGGACCGCGAGGACAGCGGAGACGGCGGCGCCAACAGGGCCTTTTCCGTCGAGCTCTGCGGCGGCACCCATGTTGCGCGCACGGGCGACATCGGCCTTATTGCGATCACGTCGGAATCGGCCGTCGCCGCCGGCGTGCGGCGCATCGAGGCGAAGACGGCGGCCGCGGCGCGGCGCCATCTCAACGCGCGCTCCGACAAGCTTGAGCACATCGCCGTCCTGCTCAAATCCTCCGAGGACGACGCCGAAAAACGATTGGCCGCTCTCCTGGAGGAGCGGCGCAAGCTCGATCGCGAGCTGGCCGATGCGCGCAAGAAACTGGCCATGGGCGGCGGCGAAAAAGCCGCGGCCGAGGCGCAAGAAATCGGGGGCGTTAAATTTTTTGGCCGCGCCGTTTCGGGCGTCGATCTGAAGGATCTGAAATCGCTCGCCGACGAGGCCAAACAGACGGTTGGTTCGGGCGTCGTCGCCATCGCCGGCGTCGATAGCGACGGCAAGGCGGGTGTCGTCGTCGGCGTGACCGCGGACCTCGTCGAGCGGTTCGATTCTGTCGCGCTGGTTCGCCTCGCCGCCACGGAGCTCGGCGGCAAGGGCGGCGGCGGCCGGCGCGACATGGCGCAGGCGGGCGGCCCGAACGGCGCTGGCGTCGACGCGGCCCTGGCTGCGATCGCCAACGGACTGCGCGGCGCTCAAAACGCCGCCTGA